From Streptomyces griseorubiginosus, one genomic window encodes:
- a CDS encoding GIY-YIG nuclease family protein yields MKDIDTQFLRGLFDEEGSLHAAGRTALYRLYGLEGLLYVGITTSPLTRIRTHLREQPWGPRVIAVRIDYPDHAEAAERETVQAERPLYNVVFNGATPPPPPDPVARLRARLAAHQRRLAEFEAAVPESTTHLRLLVRGIASAQSAIARLTEEIAVTEAARRSAAKG; encoded by the coding sequence GTGAAGGACATCGACACCCAGTTCCTGCGCGGCCTGTTCGACGAGGAAGGCAGCCTGCACGCCGCCGGCCGCACCGCCCTGTACCGGCTCTACGGCCTCGAAGGGCTGCTGTACGTCGGCATCACCACCAGCCCGCTCACCCGCATCCGCACCCATCTGCGCGAGCAGCCCTGGGGGCCCCGTGTCATCGCCGTCCGCATCGACTACCCCGACCACGCGGAGGCCGCCGAACGCGAGACCGTCCAGGCCGAACGCCCCCTGTACAACGTGGTCTTCAACGGGGCGACTCCTCCCCCGCCCCCCGACCCGGTCGCCCGGCTCAGGGCCCGGCTCGCCGCGCACCAGCGGCGGCTGGCGGAGTTCGAGGCGGCCGTACCGGAGTCCACGACCCATCTGCGGCTCCTCGTCCGGGGCATCGCCTCGGCGCAGTCGGCGATCGCGAGGCTGACCGAGGAGATCGCGGTGACCGAGGCCGCACGACGGTCCGCCGCCAAGGGCTGA
- a CDS encoding beta-galactosidase, giving the protein MRGNRNDSETARPGRRGWGRAALATAATIALATGMIAPAAAREADGPPPAAAPAADPTPHTVSYDGYSFLVDGRRTYLWSGEFHSFRLPSPDLWRDIFQKMKAAGFNSTSLYFDWGYHSPKPGVYDFTGVRDVDKLLDMAEDAGLYVIARPAPYINAEVDSGGLPGWLTTKAENNRSDDPRFLKYADEWLTQIDRIIARHQLTNGTGSVIAYQVENEYYNGSASARSYMKHLEDKARADGITVPLTGNNNGTFNSGDGALDVDGPDSYPQGFDCSNPTKWNGVPDISYDHPAGKPLYSPEFQGGAFDPWGGPGYDKCAQLINDQFANVFYKQNIAVGATAQSFYMTYGGTNWGWLSMPQNYTSYDYGAAIRETRQFDPKYDEDKLIGYFTQAVAPLTKTDAIRATPPDDSAVVDTARMNPDTKTQFHVLRHGNSTSTAVDRTHISLDFNAQPAGDTTYTWDDPDSALQYSGSWSHVANTSYTGGDYKHTESFSNKAGDSLTVPFDGTAIRWIGSKTDNHGNADVYLDGTKVATVDDSGSENQAVIFQKSGLAPGAHTLKIVVTGTHGSGSTDNYVAIDAIDVPTGTAAEQPTYPVVPQQPGTAITLDGRDSHVIVANYRLGEAQLQYSTSELMTDATIGDRDVAVLYGDADSDGETVLRYASKPTVTAVGGTVTTTWDATTGDLRLDYTHKGLIRVTVTAPGQRPLLLLVGDKATAKTFWRQDTATGPVLVRGTHLLRTATSLDNGRTVALTGDNADDKNIEVFASAGHVTWNGRPVKTRTTDTPSLTGKIPTAAAIHLPALTNWKHAEESPEAAPGFDDTSWQVADRTTTNSVSGIDKLPVLYADDYGFHTGNTWYRGRFHASGKETGIHLVSDSGGGAQAFSAWLNGTFLGSSTTGSADFTFPAGAVRSQGDNVLSVLTVNMGHEEDYNSTNGNKTARGLTSASLVGAPLTSVTWRLQGVRGGEDLQDPVRGPLSTGGLYGERAGWSLPGYPDAKWNRVSLPVSDTRPGVSWYRTDVSLDLPRGQDTSLGLTFTDDPAREYRATIFVNGWQVGNYVNYLGPQHTFPVPNGILDPNGRNSIAIAVWNLDGSTGGLGKVSLTNYGSYASSLRVAQNDSPRYDARKYAMPKRPGADVTLAVPDTAQPSEAFTASTTVAVPKGGSPASDLTAALSAPDGWSVSATSPTSLTYLRPGKSATFTWKVQPPAGDLPSASALTTTVRYAQNGRRATGSDERVIGGIPPVPPAGRSAVSDLPFLSSTNGWGPVERDGSVGEQAAGDGRPISIAGVTYPKGLGTNSLSDVQLYLAGQCTRLTASVGVDDETGGAGTVTFSVIADGKTLVTTPTIRGKQAAVPIDVDVSGAQVVDLKVGDAGDGNGNDHGDWGAPTLTCG; this is encoded by the coding sequence GTGCGGGGTAATCGGAACGATTCGGAGACCGCGAGACCCGGTCGCCGCGGGTGGGGGAGGGCGGCCCTCGCGACGGCCGCGACCATCGCCCTGGCGACGGGAATGATCGCGCCGGCCGCGGCGCGGGAGGCGGACGGGCCGCCACCGGCCGCCGCACCGGCCGCCGACCCGACGCCACACACGGTGAGTTACGACGGCTACTCGTTCCTCGTGGACGGCAGACGCACCTACCTCTGGTCCGGTGAGTTCCACTCCTTCCGGCTCCCGAGCCCCGACCTGTGGCGGGACATCTTCCAGAAGATGAAGGCCGCCGGCTTCAACTCCACCTCCCTGTACTTCGACTGGGGCTACCACTCGCCCAAGCCGGGCGTGTACGACTTCACCGGCGTCCGGGACGTCGACAAGCTCCTCGACATGGCCGAGGACGCCGGCCTCTACGTCATCGCGCGCCCCGCGCCCTACATCAACGCCGAGGTCGACAGCGGCGGCCTGCCGGGCTGGCTGACCACCAAGGCCGAGAACAACCGCAGCGACGACCCGCGTTTCCTGAAGTACGCCGACGAGTGGCTGACGCAGATCGACCGGATCATCGCCCGGCACCAACTCACCAACGGCACCGGCTCGGTCATCGCCTACCAGGTCGAGAACGAGTACTACAACGGCTCAGCGTCCGCCCGCTCCTACATGAAGCACCTGGAGGACAAGGCCCGCGCCGACGGCATCACCGTGCCGCTGACCGGCAACAACAACGGCACCTTCAACTCCGGTGACGGCGCCCTGGACGTGGACGGCCCGGACTCCTACCCGCAGGGCTTCGACTGCTCCAACCCCACCAAGTGGAACGGCGTCCCCGACATCAGCTACGACCACCCCGCGGGCAAGCCCCTGTACTCCCCGGAGTTCCAGGGCGGCGCCTTCGACCCCTGGGGCGGGCCGGGCTACGACAAGTGCGCCCAGCTGATCAACGACCAGTTCGCCAACGTCTTCTACAAGCAGAACATCGCCGTCGGCGCGACCGCGCAGAGCTTCTACATGACGTACGGCGGCACCAACTGGGGCTGGCTGAGCATGCCCCAGAACTACACGTCGTACGACTACGGAGCCGCGATCCGCGAGACCCGCCAGTTCGACCCGAAGTACGACGAGGACAAGCTGATCGGGTACTTCACCCAGGCGGTCGCCCCGCTCACCAAGACCGACGCGATCAGGGCCACGCCCCCGGACGACTCCGCGGTCGTCGACACCGCCCGGATGAACCCCGACACCAAGACGCAGTTCCACGTCCTGCGGCACGGCAACTCCACGTCCACGGCGGTCGACCGGACGCACATCTCGCTGGACTTCAACGCCCAGCCGGCCGGGGACACCACCTACACCTGGGACGACCCCGACTCCGCGCTCCAGTACAGCGGTTCGTGGTCGCACGTCGCCAACACCAGCTACACCGGCGGCGACTACAAGCACACCGAGTCGTTCTCCAACAAGGCCGGTGACTCCCTCACGGTGCCCTTCGACGGCACCGCGATCCGCTGGATCGGCTCGAAGACCGACAACCACGGCAACGCCGACGTCTACCTCGACGGCACCAAGGTCGCCACCGTCGACGACTCCGGCAGCGAGAACCAGGCGGTGATCTTCCAGAAGTCCGGCCTGGCCCCGGGTGCGCACACCCTGAAGATCGTCGTCACCGGGACCCACGGCTCGGGCTCCACCGACAACTACGTCGCGATCGACGCCATCGACGTGCCCACCGGTACCGCCGCCGAACAGCCGACCTACCCGGTCGTACCCCAGCAGCCCGGCACCGCGATCACCCTCGACGGCCGCGACTCCCACGTGATCGTCGCGAACTACCGCCTCGGCGAAGCGCAGTTGCAGTACTCCACGTCGGAGCTCATGACCGACGCGACCATCGGCGACCGGGACGTCGCCGTGCTCTACGGCGACGCGGACAGCGACGGCGAGACGGTCCTGCGCTACGCCTCGAAGCCGACCGTGACCGCCGTCGGCGGCACGGTGACGACCACCTGGGACGCCACCACCGGCGATCTGCGCCTCGACTACACCCACAAGGGCCTGATCCGCGTCACCGTCACCGCACCCGGACAGCGTCCGCTGCTGCTCCTCGTGGGCGACAAGGCCACGGCGAAGACCTTCTGGCGCCAGGACACCGCGACCGGCCCGGTCCTGGTGCGCGGCACCCACCTGCTGCGCACGGCGACCAGTCTCGACAACGGCCGTACGGTTGCGCTCACAGGCGACAACGCCGACGACAAGAACATCGAGGTGTTCGCCTCCGCCGGTCACGTCACCTGGAACGGCCGACCGGTGAAGACCCGGACCACCGACACCCCGAGCCTCACCGGCAAGATCCCGACGGCCGCCGCGATCCACCTGCCGGCGCTGACGAACTGGAAGCACGCCGAGGAATCCCCCGAGGCGGCCCCCGGCTTCGACGACACCAGCTGGCAGGTGGCCGACAGGACGACGACCAACAGCGTCTCCGGCATCGACAAACTGCCCGTGCTCTACGCCGACGACTACGGCTTCCACACCGGCAACACCTGGTACCGCGGCCGTTTCCACGCGAGCGGCAAGGAGACCGGCATCCACCTTGTCTCCGACTCCGGCGGCGGCGCGCAGGCGTTCTCGGCCTGGCTCAACGGCACCTTCCTGGGCAGCTCCACCACGGGCAGCGCCGACTTCACCTTCCCGGCCGGCGCGGTCAGGTCCCAGGGCGACAACGTCCTTTCGGTCCTCACCGTGAACATGGGCCACGAGGAGGACTACAACTCCACCAACGGCAACAAGACCGCGCGCGGCCTCACCAGCGCCTCCCTCGTCGGAGCCCCGCTGACCTCCGTCACCTGGCGCCTGCAGGGCGTACGCGGTGGCGAGGACCTCCAGGACCCGGTCCGCGGCCCGCTCTCGACCGGCGGCCTGTACGGCGAGCGGGCGGGCTGGTCCCTGCCGGGCTACCCGGACGCCAAGTGGAACCGGGTCTCCCTGCCGGTCAGCGACACCCGCCCCGGTGTCTCCTGGTACCGCACCGACGTCAGCCTGGACCTGCCGCGCGGCCAGGACACCTCGCTCGGCCTGACGTTCACCGACGACCCGGCACGCGAGTACCGGGCCACGATCTTCGTGAACGGCTGGCAGGTCGGCAACTACGTCAACTACCTCGGCCCGCAGCACACCTTCCCCGTCCCCAACGGCATCCTCGACCCGAACGGCCGCAACAGCATCGCCATCGCCGTCTGGAACCTGGACGGCAGCACCGGCGGCCTCGGCAAGGTCTCCCTCACGAACTACGGCAGCTACGCCTCGTCCCTGCGGGTCGCGCAGAACGACAGCCCGCGCTACGACGCCCGGAAGTACGCGATGCCGAAGCGTCCGGGAGCCGACGTCACCCTGGCCGTGCCCGACACGGCCCAGCCGTCAGAGGCCTTCACGGCGAGCACGACCGTGGCGGTGCCGAAGGGCGGCAGCCCGGCGTCCGACCTGACGGCCGCGCTCTCCGCCCCCGACGGGTGGAGCGTCAGCGCCACGAGCCCCACCTCCCTCACGTACCTGCGACCCGGGAAGTCGGCCACCTTCACCTGGAAGGTCCAGCCCCCGGCCGGGGACCTGCCCTCCGCCTCGGCGCTCACCACCACCGTGCGCTACGCACAGAACGGACGGCGGGCCACCGGCAGCGACGAACGCGTCATCGGCGGCATCCCACCGGTTCCACCGGCCGGGAGGAGCGCGGTGAGCGATCTGCCCTTCCTGTCCTCCACCAACGGATGGGGCCCGGTGGAGCGGGACGGCAGCGTCGGCGAGCAGGCGGCCGGGGACGGCCGCCCGATCAGCATCGCCGGCGTGACCTACCCCAAGGGCCTGGGCACCAACTCGCTCAGCGACGTCCAGCTCTACCTCGCCGGACAGTGCACGCGGCTGACGGCCTCCGTGGGCGTCGACGACGAGACCGGCGGGGCGGGAACGGTGACCTTCTCCGTCATCGCCGACGGCAAGACCCTGGTCACCACGCCGACGATCCGCGGCAAACAGGCCGCCGTGCCGATCGACGTCGACGTGAGCGGCGCGCAGGTGGTCGACCTGAAGGTCGGTGACGCCGGCGACGGCAACGGCAACGACCACGGCGACTGGGGGGCACCTACCTTGACGTGCGGCTGA
- a CDS encoding HAD family hydrolase encodes MRLAIFDLDGTLVDRSGAFADAVTSLSGDHGYGPEVEQWLLTELADHAERADFDRLRATFPVRESADHLWRVYIDRMASSVHCRPAVLNSLERLKGAGWSVGVATNGASDIQRAKIQATGLADLIDGIAASGDIDIRKPDPRLFELAAARCGTQLSPGDWMTGDNPETDIVGGHEAGLRTIWVTGRPWPEGLLTPHHTVQDVVGAIDYLLAEDSA; translated from the coding sequence GTGAGACTCGCGATCTTCGATCTGGACGGGACCCTGGTCGACCGCAGCGGCGCCTTCGCCGACGCCGTCACCAGCCTGAGCGGCGACCACGGCTACGGCCCCGAGGTCGAGCAGTGGCTGCTGACCGAGCTGGCCGACCACGCCGAGCGGGCCGACTTCGACCGGCTGCGCGCCACCTTCCCGGTCCGGGAGAGCGCCGACCATCTGTGGCGTGTCTACATCGACCGCATGGCGTCCTCGGTGCACTGCCGCCCCGCCGTCCTCAACAGCCTGGAGCGGCTAAAGGGGGCGGGCTGGAGCGTCGGCGTGGCCACGAACGGCGCCAGCGACATCCAGCGGGCCAAGATCCAGGCCACCGGGCTCGCCGACCTGATCGACGGGATCGCGGCGTCCGGCGACATCGACATCCGCAAACCCGACCCGCGGCTGTTCGAACTGGCCGCCGCACGCTGCGGGACGCAGCTCAGCCCCGGCGACTGGATGACCGGCGACAATCCCGAGACCGACATCGTCGGGGGCCACGAGGCGGGGCTGCGCACCATCTGGGTCACCGGCCGCCCCTGGCCCGAAGGGCTGCTCACGCCGCACCACACGGTCCAGGACGTCGTCGGCGCCATCGACTACCTGCTCGCGGAGGACTCGGCGTAG
- a CDS encoding NAD-dependent protein deacetylase encodes MRTRPTLHWTPPADLPPGTTDLRPVVDALSAGGVLVITGAGISTESGIPAYRGAGGSLTRHTPMTYQDFTASPQARRRYWARSHLGWRTFGRARPNDGHTAVAAFARHGLLSGVITQNVDGLHQAAGSEGVVELHGSLARVRCLDCDAMTPRGDLAVRLEAANAGFAPVAAGINPDGDADLSDEQVAGFRVLPCTDCGGILKPDVVFFGESVPLQRIEHCRGLVREASSVLVLGSSLTVMSGLRFVRQAAQADKPVLIVNRDPTRGDALAHTRVGLPLGTALSAVADRLNL; translated from the coding sequence ATGCGCACGCGTCCCACGCTCCACTGGACCCCACCCGCGGACCTGCCTCCGGGGACCACCGATCTGCGGCCCGTGGTCGACGCGCTGAGCGCCGGCGGGGTGCTGGTGATCACCGGGGCGGGCATCTCCACGGAGTCGGGCATCCCCGCCTACCGGGGCGCGGGCGGCAGTCTGACCCGCCACACGCCGATGACGTACCAGGACTTCACCGCCTCCCCGCAGGCCCGGCGAAGATACTGGGCGCGCAGTCATCTGGGGTGGCGTACCTTCGGTCGCGCCCGTCCGAACGACGGGCACACGGCCGTGGCCGCGTTCGCCCGGCACGGTCTGCTCTCGGGCGTGATCACCCAGAACGTCGACGGCCTGCACCAGGCCGCCGGCAGCGAGGGGGTCGTGGAACTGCACGGGAGCCTGGCGAGGGTCCGCTGCCTCGACTGTGACGCCATGACCCCGCGTGGTGACCTCGCCGTGCGGCTGGAAGCGGCCAACGCGGGATTCGCGCCGGTGGCCGCCGGGATCAACCCGGACGGCGACGCCGACCTCTCCGACGAACAGGTCGCCGGCTTCCGTGTCCTGCCCTGCACGGACTGCGGCGGGATCCTCAAGCCCGACGTCGTCTTCTTCGGCGAGTCGGTGCCCCTCCAGCGGATCGAGCACTGCCGCGGGCTGGTCCGTGAGGCGAGTTCGGTGCTGGTCCTCGGCTCCTCGCTCACGGTGATGTCCGGGCTCCGGTTCGTCCGTCAGGCGGCTCAGGCCGACAAGCCGGTCCTGATCGTCAACCGGGATCCCACCCGCGGTGACGCGCTCGCCCACACCCGCGTCGGCCTCCCGCTGGGCACCGCCCTGTCCGCGGTCGCGGACCGGCTGAACCTCTGA
- a CDS encoding STAS domain-containing protein, which produces MSPLNITTRDAATGPVVEIAGELDYANVSALQKRLDALALGPGQRLVLDMRGLEFCDSSGITALLAARSRAETVQADIALAAVPPNMLRVLRIVGLDQIFTIHPDSETATRP; this is translated from the coding sequence ATGAGCCCGCTGAACATCACGACCCGAGACGCCGCGACCGGTCCTGTTGTGGAGATCGCCGGCGAACTCGACTACGCCAACGTCTCCGCACTGCAGAAGCGCCTGGACGCCCTAGCCCTCGGCCCTGGACAACGCCTGGTCCTGGACATGAGGGGGCTGGAGTTCTGCGACTCCAGCGGCATCACGGCCCTGCTCGCCGCCCGCTCCCGCGCCGAGACCGTCCAGGCCGACATCGCGCTGGCCGCCGTACCGCCGAACATGCTGCGCGTGCTGCGCATCGTCGGCCTCGACCAGATCTTCACCATCCACCCCGACAGCGAGACGGCCACCCGTCCCTGA
- a CDS encoding PP2C family protein-serine/threonine phosphatase: protein MCRAGQQPDPQDADGEQVTDAAFAALLEDGAEDLYENAPCGYLSTLMDGTVAKINTTLLDWLGLEREDVVGRMRFTDLLTMGGKLYHETHFGPLLRMQGEISGIALEMKQTGGGRMPVLVSSAVKHGTTGQPLLIRTTVFDGRDRRAYEEELLRRREVAEEARRQAEADRTRLQEALAVLQQSLLPDTLPEVPGVRTAAHYHTASPDRLGGDFYDVFAIDGKRFGFFLGDVCGKGPQAAALTSLTRYTLRAAAVHDPEPVSALTTLNKVLHERYAASGDPRYCTAVYGTLEPDPATGRLAVHLASGGHPPVIVLRADGTADFLRTPGGLLVGILPSAPFTTATTVLGPGDTLLLYTDGLTEARTGQDRTGLYGDEALLAFVTAHAGKSPHSVIEALTGLLDSFGDGLDDDTALLAIGVPAADDPRTRNER from the coding sequence ATGTGCCGCGCCGGCCAGCAACCCGACCCGCAGGACGCCGACGGCGAGCAGGTGACGGACGCCGCGTTCGCCGCGCTGCTGGAGGACGGAGCCGAGGACCTGTACGAGAACGCGCCCTGCGGATACCTCTCCACGCTGATGGACGGCACCGTAGCGAAGATCAACACCACGCTGCTGGACTGGCTCGGCCTGGAGCGGGAGGACGTGGTGGGCCGGATGCGGTTCACCGACCTGCTGACCATGGGCGGCAAGCTGTACCACGAGACGCACTTCGGACCGCTGCTGCGGATGCAGGGCGAGATCAGCGGCATAGCCCTGGAGATGAAGCAGACCGGCGGCGGCCGGATGCCCGTGCTGGTCTCGTCCGCGGTCAAGCACGGCACCACCGGGCAGCCGCTGCTGATCCGCACCACCGTCTTCGACGGCCGGGACCGCCGCGCCTACGAGGAGGAACTCCTGCGCCGCCGGGAAGTGGCCGAGGAGGCTCGCCGGCAGGCGGAGGCCGACCGAACCCGGCTCCAGGAGGCGCTCGCGGTCCTCCAGCAGTCGCTGCTGCCGGACACCCTGCCCGAGGTACCAGGGGTGCGGACGGCCGCCCACTACCACACGGCCTCGCCCGACCGGCTGGGCGGCGACTTCTACGACGTCTTCGCCATCGACGGCAAACGCTTCGGGTTCTTCCTCGGCGACGTGTGCGGCAAGGGCCCGCAGGCCGCGGCCCTCACCTCGCTGACCCGCTACACCCTGCGCGCCGCCGCGGTCCACGACCCCGAACCCGTCTCCGCCCTCACCACCCTGAACAAGGTGCTCCACGAGCGCTACGCCGCGAGCGGCGACCCCCGCTACTGCACCGCCGTGTACGGCACCCTCGAGCCCGATCCCGCGACCGGCCGACTGGCCGTCCACCTCGCCTCGGGTGGCCACCCCCCGGTCATCGTCCTGCGCGCGGACGGCACGGCCGACTTCCTGCGCACGCCCGGCGGCCTGCTCGTCGGCATCCTGCCGTCGGCGCCCTTCACCACCGCCACGACGGTGCTCGGCCCCGGCGACACGCTCCTCCTCTACACGGACGGCCTCACCGAGGCCCGCACCGGCCAGGACCGCACCGGTCTCTACGGCGACGAGGCGCTCCTCGCCTTCGTCACCGCCCACGCGGGCAAGAGCCCGCACTCCGTCATCGAGGCCCTGACCGGCCTCCTGGACAGCTTCGGTGACGGCCTCGACGACGACACCGCCCTGCTCGCCATCGGCGTCCCCGCCGCCGACGACCCCCGGACGAGAAACGAACGATGA
- a CDS encoding alpha/beta hydrolase: protein MDIASRNHVTVTGNPQGPTVVLAHGFGCDQNMWRLTVPALADDYRVVLFDYVGSGRSDASAFSEDRYSSLEGYARDVVEVCEALDLRDAVFVGHSVSAMIGVLAAGLAPDRIGALVMVAPSPRYIDDEGYRGGFSAEDIDELLASLEANYLGWSAAMAPVIMGNADRPALGDELRNSFCATDPDMARVFARTTFLSDSRDDLKGVTVPTLILECTQDVIAPREVGAFVHRAVPGSTLVTLDATGHCPHLSAPDATNQAITDFLASL, encoded by the coding sequence ATGGACATCGCGAGCAGAAACCACGTGACCGTCACCGGTAACCCCCAGGGGCCGACGGTGGTGCTGGCCCATGGCTTCGGCTGCGACCAGAACATGTGGCGGCTGACGGTGCCCGCGCTGGCCGACGACTACCGCGTGGTGCTGTTCGACTACGTGGGTTCGGGCCGCTCGGACGCCTCCGCGTTCTCCGAGGACCGGTACTCCTCCCTGGAGGGGTACGCCCGGGACGTCGTGGAGGTGTGCGAGGCGCTCGACCTGCGGGACGCCGTGTTCGTGGGTCACTCCGTCAGCGCGATGATCGGGGTGCTGGCGGCCGGCCTGGCGCCCGACCGGATCGGCGCCCTCGTGATGGTCGCCCCCTCCCCGCGCTACATCGACGACGAGGGCTACCGGGGCGGTTTCAGCGCCGAGGACATCGACGAGCTGCTGGCCTCGCTGGAGGCCAACTACCTCGGCTGGTCGGCCGCGATGGCCCCGGTGATCATGGGCAACGCGGACCGGCCCGCACTGGGCGACGAACTCCGCAACAGCTTCTGCGCCACCGACCCCGACATGGCACGCGTCTTCGCCCGGACCACGTTCCTGTCGGACTCGAGGGACGACCTCAAGGGCGTGACCGTGCCGACCCTGATCCTGGAGTGCACCCAGGACGTCATCGCCCCGCGGGAGGTCGGAGCCTTCGTCCACCGGGCGGTCCCCGGCTCGACCCTGGTCACCCTCGACGCCACCGGACACTGCCCGCACCTGTCCGCGCCCGACGCCACCAACCAGGCGATCACCGACTTCCTCGCGAGCCTGTGA
- a CDS encoding NADPH-dependent F420 reductase: MSYAVLGTGIVGRTVAAKLASLGHEVVIGTRDPAATLARTEPDAMGNPPFGQWHAEHRQVRLATFAEAAAAGETIVNATAGGQSIEVLLAAGARNLSGKVLIDIANPLDFSAGMPPTLDPVNTDSLGERIQRAFPDAMVVKTLNTMNCFVMVDPARVAGEHTVFVSGDDTGAKKAVTALLGSFGWPESSVIDLGDISSARGAEMLLPIWLRLYGTFGHGDFNFHVQGARPGV; encoded by the coding sequence ATGAGTTACGCAGTCCTTGGCACCGGCATCGTCGGCCGGACCGTGGCGGCCAAGCTCGCTTCCCTCGGCCACGAGGTCGTCATCGGCACCCGCGACCCCGCGGCCACCCTCGCCCGGACCGAACCCGACGCCATGGGCAACCCGCCCTTCGGGCAGTGGCACGCCGAGCACCGCCAGGTGCGCCTCGCGACCTTCGCGGAGGCCGCGGCTGCGGGAGAAACGATCGTCAACGCCACGGCCGGCGGACAGAGCATCGAAGTGCTCCTGGCGGCCGGTGCGCGCAACCTGAGCGGCAAGGTCCTGATCGACATCGCCAACCCGCTCGACTTCTCCGCCGGGATGCCACCGACGCTCGACCCGGTCAACACCGACAGCCTCGGCGAGCGCATCCAGCGGGCCTTCCCCGACGCGATGGTGGTGAAGACCCTCAACACCATGAACTGTTTCGTCATGGTCGATCCGGCCAGGGTGGCCGGGGAGCACACCGTGTTCGTCAGCGGGGACGACACCGGCGCCAAGAAGGCCGTCACCGCGCTGCTGGGCTCCTTCGGGTGGCCGGAGTCCAGCGTCATCGACCTGGGCGACATCAGCAGCGCCCGTGGCGCCGAGATGCTCCTGCCGATCTGGCTGCGCCTCTACGGCACCTTCGGCCACGGCGACTTCAACTTCCACGTGCAGGGCGCCCGCCCGGGGGTCTGA
- a CDS encoding PP2C family protein-serine/threonine phosphatase, which yields MREPQIDHAAVFRALPGMVALLTPELVYVDVNDDFVRITGRAREQLVGRYIFDVFPENPHDDAAAGMRETRESMLRAVATGERDTMAVLRYDIEDPQRPGHWEEHFWSPVNAPVLGADGKVTLLVHRVEEVTELIRHRGGPGGDSRARVLEAELYTRARELQEVNERLRKAHAREREVALALQEALLPAPGPLGRREAAVRYRPAVGALNVCGDWYDLVDLPDDCLAVAVGDVVGHGLAAACVMGQLRSALSAATLVADGPARALEALGLYARSVEGAESTTAATAFVDWGSHTLTYSSAGHLPPALLHPDGTVTFLDRATDPPLGASVEHSVRPEASAPFVDGATLVLYTDGLIERRTEDIDIGLDRLADSLTRHRDAGPEDLADALLAELLPPTGNADDTALVVIRL from the coding sequence ATGAGGGAACCGCAGATCGACCACGCGGCGGTCTTCCGCGCCCTGCCCGGCATGGTGGCGCTGCTGACGCCGGAGCTGGTGTACGTGGACGTCAACGACGACTTCGTACGGATCACCGGTCGCGCCCGCGAGCAACTCGTCGGCCGCTACATCTTCGACGTGTTCCCGGAGAATCCGCACGACGACGCCGCGGCCGGAATGCGGGAGACCCGGGAGTCGATGCTGCGTGCGGTGGCCACCGGTGAGCGGGACACCATGGCGGTGCTGCGCTACGACATCGAGGATCCGCAGCGGCCCGGTCACTGGGAGGAGCACTTCTGGAGCCCGGTCAACGCCCCCGTCCTCGGCGCCGACGGGAAGGTGACGCTGCTCGTGCACCGGGTGGAGGAGGTCACCGAACTCATCCGGCACCGCGGCGGGCCGGGCGGCGACAGCCGGGCACGGGTGCTGGAGGCCGAGCTGTACACCCGGGCCCGGGAGCTCCAGGAGGTCAACGAACGCCTGCGCAAGGCGCACGCCCGCGAACGCGAGGTGGCCCTGGCCCTTCAGGAGGCACTGCTGCCCGCCCCCGGCCCCCTGGGGCGCCGCGAGGCGGCCGTGCGCTACCGGCCCGCCGTGGGCGCCCTGAACGTGTGCGGTGACTGGTACGACCTGGTCGACCTGCCCGACGACTGCCTGGCGGTGGCCGTCGGTGACGTGGTCGGCCACGGCCTGGCGGCCGCCTGTGTCATGGGCCAGCTGCGCAGCGCGCTGAGCGCCGCCACCCTGGTCGCCGACGGTCCCGCCCGGGCTCTGGAGGCCCTCGGGCTGTACGCCCGCTCCGTCGAGGGCGCCGAGTCGACCACGGCGGCGACGGCCTTCGTCGACTGGGGCAGCCACACCCTCACCTACAGCAGCGCGGGCCATCTTCCGCCCGCCCTGCTGCACCCCGACGGCACGGTGACTTTCCTGGACCGGGCCACCGACCCGCCGCTCGGCGCGAGCGTCGAGCACTCGGTGCGCCCCGAGGCCAGTGCGCCCTTCGTCGACGGCGCCACGCTGGTCCTCTACACGGACGGTCTGATCGAGCGCCGTACCGAGGACATCGACATCGGCCTGGACCGTCTGGCCGACTCGCTCACCCGGCATCGCGACGCTGGCCCCGAGGATTTGGCCGACGCGCTGCTCGCCGAGCTGCTGCCGCCCACGGGCAACGCCGACGACACCGCCCTGGTGGTCATCCGCCTGTGA